The sequence below is a genomic window from Lytechinus variegatus isolate NC3 chromosome 3, Lvar_3.0, whole genome shotgun sequence.
AAGCAATGGGACCTAAGGCCAAAGCAATGGGACCTAAGGCCAAAGCAATGGGACCTAAGGCCAAAGCAATGGGACCTAAGGCCAAAGCAGAGGGACAAAGTACAAACACAAGGCCTCATAATTGTTCTCTAGGCCAATGATGGCCTCACGATATCTATATCATTTGAAAATACtgttaatttatgaaatttaaatCTACAAATTATTTCCTTGCATCTCTCAGTTATCATATTCACATTATTAAACTTGAATTAAATGATCAAAAGATCTTCTGATAGTACCCGTAAATCTttttaaatatacaaaataagaCACCTTTTTTTACCTTGTTTAGGGGATATCACCTATAagtgatattttatatttaacAGAAAGATGACATGATAAGAGTACaatgaaaagggtcaattttaCACTAACTTAGGATAATGAGAGATATATAAGACAAATAAATATTCTAAACTTTGGAGCACATGGAAAACAGTTATAAGCTATGACTAAAATTTGATTGTCCAGCAGTTCagttaatgtttattttattatttcatgagtGAAATCCAATTCAAAGACAATTTATGTGTTTCAATCATGTTACGACTTGTTTTGTCAATTTTTACTTAGAAACtcaaattttgatatacatgtaccagtagCCTATTCCCTGTGATAATActcttacatgtaaatatatatcatCAAAGTAGAtagccatattttcccattaAGTACAACTGGAGAGGCATATTAATTAAAACGTTTACAAactgttgaataaataaatgtatgaataatgaagttttttttgtcattttaagtGTAACATGAAATCCTCAACATTAACACATGTAAACTGACTCAAGCCatggttaatgaaatatcacAATTATTCTCCATTGGTATTGGAATGGTATGAAATCATTAAAcctaaaaacatgtaaaataggaaataagAAAGGTcagattttaaaaatgcaatataTTCAAAGAACATATTCCTTTGCTTCATTATACTGCTGTATTCATTATGTACAAAGATATGATGATGGAAATGAAGTGCCTCAATTAATTTTTCGGTACTCTCtgtgtgtcatatttttttcttattctaaccatggacctactagaggCCTACATTCTAATGAACATATCAGTAGATCACAGTCTTGTATACCATGCAATTGCATAATGATTAATGTGAATTTTTCTTATTCTGgtacaaaacatttttaaaaataaagacaTAATAAAATTCAGAGGTACAAtgttatatcaaaatacaagttaccgaagaaaaataaagggaaaaaaaagagatgaagagaaaaataaaaggcAAATTACAAAACTCATTTATTTTCCGGTACTGTTTTCATACTGAGTGTACTATATGAGTGAAAGGGTCCTACCATAAATATGAAGTTACAAATTTCCTAAGTGTAATATGTATTTAATCAAAGGTCTGCAAATGTTCTGATGAATTACTTTAAAGCACGagatttatgtatgtatgtgcaTTGAAAATACCTGATATACAAAGGCACATAAAGAAATGTAGAACCAGATGACCAATGTTTCTCAACTTCTTCAAGCTGTTGTCTGTACCTACAAAATGACATACAACAATCTCTGAAGCAAAGAATGTACAGTTCATTAACAATAGAGAGCAGTGCTTTGGTCATACAAGTGTGTCCTGAGGAACTGCTTTTGCTGTTGTTGCTGtgggtgatgatggtggtggcgtTGTTGATggcagtggtggtggtgttgatggcGGTGGCGTTGACGGTGGCGACGttgttgatggtggtggcgttgtggatgatggtggtgttggcgATGGCTGCGTTGCAGGTGGCTGTGGCTCATCATGTATCTCTGTTTCATGGTAGACCGTTTGTTGCTGAGCTGGTGGCGGAGGTTGTGCTGGTGTTGCTGACATCTGTTCTCTGTTGACAACATCCGGTAGGTTTCTCTCCTCAACCTCTGGTATTCTAAATGTAAGGCCGTCATAATTCTCCAAACCGACTTCACCGGCAACAACTTCATACGCAGGCGGTGGTGACAAAGGCCCCATTGAATCTATGGACGGCCGGTAACGCTTTGCAAATGAACCTTGGCGACTACCACGTCGACTGTCACGACGACAGGCGATACTGTACTCTGGAGGAATATCCTGGTTGTCTGTTATAGTTGTGTTCCGCCGTAAGCCTGCTTCTTCTgccaaggaaaaaaataaaattattctttCCATTGCTATCAATATTTCTGGGAATGGTAACAAGAATAATTGCAAtacaatattatttatttacacCAAAAGTAGAGAGATGATTGgtatttcattacaaggaataTATGTTTGGATTGATAgacaaaacaagtggaatgccgttgtcagtctcacctgcattaagGGATTGGTATTGTATTGCAGGGCCTCTGTAATTGGGTGATAGAGGGCCATTATATCATagttaaataaaataaattgaattaaatgaaatttcaaaaactaaaGGTAGTGAGGCCATTGGGTCTTATAATATACTGGTTGAATTGGGCAGGGTCAAAATTATTTGCCTATAGGTCATCAGTGCCATACTCCGAGATTAGTTGATAAGATTTAAAATGTTCAACTTCAAATGCACACACAGCCACAGATTTCctttgcttaaaggtcaagtccacccaagaaaaatgttgattataatcaatatagaaaaatcatacaagtataacactgaaaatttcattaaaaatttgaagttaactaagaaagttacgacaatttaaagtttcacttatttttccaaaaaaagttATGTGCACAACTAAGTGAGATGCACATGAGAGatttgatgatgtccctcactcactatttcttttgtttgttattgtttgaattatacagtatttatatttttacagattttacaataaggaccaactcaactgaaccataaaatgttaacaGAATGttaataccacatgttcagggaagaataaaactttgtttcacaggacaatgagaaaattaaaaactatttcatctaataaaatacaaaagaaatagtaatgttatcagttccctcatttgcacaccgaccAGAAAGTGAATTTAAGtattgttttattgaaaataagcgaaatttaaaatgtcataactttctcattttacatctgattttgatgaaattttcagtgttatgcttgttggatttttcttttattcaaatcaactttttgttggggaggAGTTGTCCTTTAATTGCTGTGATAATGATAACTGTAAACACTGTAGGTTATAGTGggaaaataatcactttttcCTTTTAATATTGTGAAGCAAATAATAATGCTATGAAATAACAGGGTTTCCTCTTGAAACATTATTGAATGCACTGACAGCATGGAGAACCACACACAGCTCAGATTTTTGCAAACCTCCACAAAATTACTCGATCCAGTAGCGAACCttggattttccacaggggaaGCAAAATCGtccgaaaaaaaaaactgacgaGAGAAAAAAAGGCCTTCAACTCCTCGTCACGGGAgtgggcagtctgccccccgcccccccccccagaggTACGCTAGTGACTATCCCTTTACACAAAATGGTCctactgtttaaaaacaaacTATTTTGATTTTAAGTTTACCTAATGTATGAACACTGATGATACGTTGATGTCGACCAGTGCCTGGGGCGGGTTCATCCTGGTATCGTTTCCTTGCCATGGCGATAAGCCAGCAGACAGAGAGAAGACATACAGCACCAACAAACGCACCAATCATGATGGATGTATGCTGTAAGTCGGTGAAATCTGAATTGGATCCATTACCTGAACGcattgaggagaaaaataaattgttcaCTGTACTTCTGACACAATGGAAATTTTACCTGTTTTGGGTGAACTTGGGTCAACTTTGTTGAGCTTTGACGCATGCACAGATACCCATACTTAGTCACACTGCATCAGCAACGTGTTCATCTACAACAAAGCTCTCTTCATGCTAATACCCAAAACAGGCcaaatttattgaatatgaaaaaaaaattcttacactaatattaatcattttaacattttagaAAATTGTGAAGGTTTATAGATCTCACGAATTAAATAATGCAAGCATGTAGTGAGAGCCAATTTTGGGGTGGTGATTAAGACCTAAATTGGGACATTCTCAACTAAGCAATTAATTCAAATGCAATAAGCTGAAATAAGTGATACTGACTCCAGTGACTTGAAAAGGGGACACTTTAAAGGActttttattgtaattcatGAGAGTACATATCTCAATACGGTAATCTGCCTATCAAAAGTAGTGCCTatatatattgctgtacacatgaccaaattatttccaaacatccCCTCAACAAGTatttctgtgtgcaaaataacccccttaACAAGTTTTTGGCAGGCTTTACATATTTTGGCTcctaaacaagttgtcaccagaatatgacccctaaacaagtctTTGTCTACTTGCTAACAATAAGCTTAAATAGACAGAAACTATATTCATGGGTACTGCATGCCCCCAAGTGCAGTACAGGATTCAATAACACAATCGGGAAGAAGAACCCCAACATTTTCAGAAACGAGGAGgaaaaaattggggaaaaaaacataccctaaacacgtttgacttgtcctttaaaaaaaagctttggaaaaaaaaaccctataTGTTTTAACCCACGAttaccattgaccagtctttcaaaatcaccttttttctttaatcggtgtttttgatacccttaacaagtgcaCGCGCGGCCCACGTCCAAAACCGAAAAAAACCCACCCCTTTAAATGCGTTTTTtgggtcacgcatgtgtacagcaataaaTTTGACTGGCCCCCCGGCTCCTATTCTACCACGACACTAAATATATactgaaagaatgaataaaaccAGGAACATCAAGAATCAACATCATCGAATCACTCCTTCATGTATTCTGTGAGATTAGTAAAGAGTGATTACTacaataaagagagaaaaaaagaacataCGGAACTGACAGAGCTCTCCATAGAAATCAGCAGGGCATACACAGGCACCATTGATACATATACCAGAGTTAATACACATCGGAGAACAGAAGAGAGAAGTGGTAAGTATACCCTGTAGAAAAGATAAGAGCCCAAAGAGATACCAGGTGGGTGTGTGTCATAAAGcggtttgtaagttaagagtgactttaagaatgactgacCAGTGATCCATGATTGTGGTAAATGattgatattcaccattaaatgttcattggtgattctTTAGTGCATAAGGAAAGTTCCCCactcgttcttaaagtcgctcttttCTTAGAACAGCTCCACCAGGTCAGAAGATAGAAAGTACATAGAGTATCCAGGGAAAAAGGGAAACTGTGCTAAGTGAAAGAAATCACAATGGGtgtgtcatggtctagtggttctgactctcgcctttcaaacagagggtcgtgggttcaaatcctagtcATGTagtgtttttcttcagcaagaaatttatccacactatgCTGCAcccgacccaggtgaggtgaatgggtacccggcaggattaattccttgaatggaCGAGCACTGAAAAGCAGccctgggtaataataataataataataaagcgccttggaatagattgtttctagatggatggcgctatacaaatgcctattaatattattatcattatcattttattgatcatatcatgtTATCATTTTGAATTTGGCTTAAACCTATTGAATATGATTCCCATAGGCGTAGTACAGGAACCATCAAGTTACACAGACTCCAACTCTTCGATTTTCAGGGAAGGGAGATTATACCACTTTTGataccattttcacaaaatatcttgattttgaatttctgccaccctaaaaaaaatgaatatgcatcactgtgttttacttcattttattgttaatgttcaatgataaagaaaaaataaagagttgTTATAAACTAAAAGTGACCTCTTTCCACAAGGAGGTAACTTGGTATATACAAACATGGATCTACTACtcttatggggtgttgcaagaaacttgcgattgAACACAAATCGAACGCAACTCCCAAAATTGAGCCTAAGTCCTCTGATTAAACACAAAATCTGCAATTGAACGCAAGTTACATTCAATCCTGTTGCAAGAACAAGTTGCGTTTGATCAATTGATAGTAGATGAAGCGCAagttttgcaatcaattgcaactcaagtttcttgcaacagaCTCAAATTCGTATAGGAATCTCTGTGGGAGCATCTCCTACTAAAGGTGTATTTGGGGTTAGAATCactgaataaaaacaaggaagTAACTTCTTGTTTACAAGACGAATAAATAAATTCTTTCTGCATTGCAGAAACACCTtgtgaaaaaagaagaaaaaaactcaCATGTGTTAATCAAGAGATATAGTGAATGAAaggtaacaaataacaaaagaaaagctGATGAGCCATCTCCTTGGGTATCAAAatgaagtagaaaaaaaaactcaatgGAGATGTATACAAAGAATAACTAACATTCaatcatacaataaaatgtcatttttgtgTTACATGTTACattcagatgtacatgtaggtgcaggcaaaataaagaacaaaaccAGAAGCAAATACTCATTAGTGGAAACGTTTTTTCAAAGCAAGCAAGTGCTGGAACACAAATTAAACTCCAAATATGTCACTGTAACAGTGAAAATCTGCGATACAACAACCTTGAAATCTAATATGAATAAACCAATAAAAAGTATGTAGGAAATCATAAACCAATGttatagaaaataaaagagaattaCCTAGAGTGACAATACCAAGAAGGATATGATGagtaatatcaaaataaaaccatttttttagGTTACCTCCATACTAGACaaggaaatgaaatgagaaaaatgcCATGTTATTATTTGCTACCAAGAATACCCTAATAACCTAGTTATCTAAACTACAACAAGGGTAAAGATAAGTTTTAACCGAGGTCGTTAATTCAAGAGCTTGAACAGTTTTCCATAAGATGGACATTCAAGTTTCACTTTCCAGCACCTCCCTTTACAAAATAGGCCAATCCAGGCGCAGTTgcttattgaaaatatttgaaaaactaACCGAGAATGATATCGgaaaaatttttttaaagaactatttccacaaaaatatgaaaatgaaaattttcccCAATGCTCACTCCTATCCCTTTATATActgaatagattttttttcactaggACCACTCAGTTCCAACAGgtattgccaattcgtctattgccaactagTCCACTCATCACAAAGTCTACAtgtaccaactcgtctactattatttggtctaccgtcagtttgtccactatccacatggtctaattgccattttgtcaaCTCACCATtcggtccaatcatcactttgtctaatcaccatttcatctcataaccagctggtctaatatccatgttattttcattcatttttcccaTTAACACTTTAGTCCAATTAAACGAAATCGCATGGACTATTATGGCTactggaccaactggttattagacgaaatggtgaatggacaagatggtaattagaccatgtggatagtggacaaactgatggtagaccaaatgatagtagacaagttggtaattggatgaattggcattagaccaattaaaaataaaccatGCTCTTGAGCTCCAGACATGCAGAGTCTCACACATTCTTCTGTATTTTGTGTGAAACTCCCACATTAGGGACTCTTATCCCTCAAATCACGTTCTCATGCCTGCATCACAATTAACCTATCCCTATAAACACGATGCCTGTGGTCTCATGCGGAGTCGTGGTTCCAGCCTTAAAATCTCCCGCATCTCTAAATACCAAACATTTTAATCACATCATATTGACAGTGTCTAAAGACAATCTTATGAAATAACAGGATAATCGATCAAATGTGCTGCAAACTACTGCAAGTGAACCGAAATGGATTCGAGGTGGGTTTGCGTTTACTTCTACTAAAAGGTAGACTCGGGCCCGGCCAAGTCCAGCCCAAGGCTACCTCGGAGGTGGTCTT
It includes:
- the LOC121411592 gene encoding histone-lysine N-methyltransferase 2B-like, producing the protein MCINSGICINGACVCPADFYGELCQFRNGSNSDFTDLQHTSIMIGAFVGAVCLLSVCWLIAMARKRYQDEPAPGTGRHQRIISVHTLEEAGLRRNTTITDNQDIPPEYSIACRRDSRRGSRQGSFAKRYRPSIDSMGPLSPPPAYEVVAGEVGLENYDGLTFRIPEVEERNLPDVVNREQMSATPAQPPPPAQQQTVYHETEIHDEPQPPATQPSPTPPSSTTPPPSTTSPPSTPPPSTPPPLPSTTPPPSSPTATTAKAVPQDTLV